One stretch of Gadus macrocephalus chromosome 12, ASM3116895v1 DNA includes these proteins:
- the mettl13 gene encoding eEF1A lysine and N-terminal methyltransferase — protein MSLLPRSAEEFSSAEYWERFFKKRGEKSFEWYGDYNKLCGVLHKYIKLQDKVLVVGCGNSELSEQMYDVGYKRLTNIDISETVVTHMNQRNAERRPNLTFQQVDATQTHYEDALYQACLDKGTLDAMASEEDGALARRMLAEVARVLCVGGRYLCVTLSQESVVKLAVEHFVSLGWAVRFHCLQEAENSEDSFALPVFILVCTKFRQPMPVPILEMCLGEEGTPNRLAGVAELLSAVRELQSYSVLRKRLRTRTDASSNPSLTLCHVKTGLPRYTLTVQDCAQNARVPRGNYFGVFIVPQGKESDWQYGSSEGRSQLAASANFKRLVIVAMHRDQLYTDMQAVQAELSQMVMELAPPGMPENQQVPFLSVGGELGWREVISRGVSELSGDYCVEDVRGEDGQLYRRLVFLSNAGLVQSEGRLISTEAASDQRKKKVKQTALPAASTGSLHVDSGFLCCAHHEVMIAGLTMLGVGAQQNKDCPVSVLMVGLGGGALAQFLRDFVPGVTVEVVELDPVVLELAKGYFAFRSDDRLTVTLGDGLERINALEKEGGCLLDVIMFDVDSKDSTVGMSCPPSAFVETSFLEKVRNLLTPKGVFMLNLVCRDSVLRKTVLERLRGTFSQMFSRKIAGEVNEVLLCCRGDGATEENSSPPPLPSAKAAKILQAALCNHTAGRASGPHIDILDLLKDLKIA, from the exons ATGAGTCTATTACCTCGTTCTGCTGAGGAGTTCAGCTCTGCGGAGTACTGGGAGCGGTTCTTCAAGAAGCGTGGCGAAAAGTCTTTCGAGTGGTATGGAGACTACAACAAACTTTGTGGCGTGttgcataaatatataaaactcCAAGATAAG gtGTTGGTCGTCGGTTGTGGTAACTCAGAGCTGAGTGAACAGATGTATGATGTTGGTTACAAAAGGCTGACCAATATTGACATAAGCGAAACAGTGGTGACACATATGAACCAGAGGAATGCAGAGCGCCGCCCTAATCTCACTTTCCAGCAAGTGGatgcaacacagacacactatgaGGATGCCCTTTACCAGGCCTGTTTGGACAAGGGCACCCTGGATGCCATGGCATCTGAAGAGGACGGAGCATTGGCAAGGAGGATGCTAGCTGAG GTGGCGCGCGTGCTGTGTGTCGGGGGGCGCTACCTCTGCGTGACGTTATCCCAAGAGAGTGTGGTGAAGTTGGCCGTGGAGCACTTTGTGTCACTGGGCTGGGCGGTGAGGTTCCACTGCCTGCAGGAGGCGGAGAACAGCGAGGACTCCTTCGCACTCCCCGTCTTCATCTTGGTCTGCACCAAGTTCCGCCAGCCCATGCCTGTGCCCATACTGGAAATGTGTCTCGGGGAGGAAGGCACGCCCAACCGCCTTGCGGGTGTGGCGGAGCTCCTGTCGGCCGTCAGGGAGCTGCAGTCCTACTCTGTGCTGAGGAAACGGCTACGTACTCGCACAGACGCCTCCTCCAACCCCTCGCTCACCCTGTGTCACGTCAAGACGGGTCTGCCCAGGTACACGCTCACGGTCCAGGACTGCGCTCAGAACGCCAGAGTCCCCAGAGGAAACTattttggggtctttattg TGCCGCAAGGTAAAGAGTCTGACTGGCAGTATGGATCCAGTGAGGGCCGGAGCCAGCTCGCCGCTAGCGCCAACTTCAAGCGGCTGGTTATTGTGGCAATGCACAGGGACCAGCTTTACACTGACATGCAGGCTGTGCAGGCAGAGCTCTCCCAGATGGTGATGGAACTAGCTCCCCCCGGCATGCCAGAAAACCAGCAG GTACCCTTTCTGTCAGTGGGTGGGGAGCTCGGCTGGAGGGAAGTGATCAGCCGGGGCGTCAGTGAGCTGAGTGGGGACTACTGTGTGGAGGACgtgaggggggaggatggaCAGCTGTACCGCAGACTGGTGTTCCTTTCCAATGCAGGCCTCGTCCAATCAGAGGGACGCCTCATCTCCACTGAGGCCG CATCGGATCAGAGAAAGAAGAAGGTGAAGCAGACTGCTCTTCCAGCAGCCTCCACAGGCTCCCTCCACGTTGACAGTGGCTTCCTGTGCTGTGCTCACCATGAGGTCATGATCGCTGGCCTCACCATGCTGGGTGTGGGAGCACAACAAAAcaaag aCTGTCCTGTATCAGTGCTCATGGTGGGGCTGGGAGGTGGGGCCTTGGCTCAGTTCCTGCGGGACTTTGTGCCGGGGgtcacggtggaggtggtggagcttGACCCTGTGGTGCTGGAACTGGCCAAGGGCTACTTTGCTTTCCGCTCAGACGACCGGCTGACGGTGACCCTGGGAGACGGCCTAGAGCGCATCAATGCCCTAGAGAAAGAAG GTGGTTGTTTATTAGATGTTATCATGTTTGATGTGGACAGCAAAGACTCTACTGTGGGTATGAGCTGTCCCCCTAGTGCCTTTGTAGAAACATCTTTCCTCGAGAAAGTTCGTAACCTGCTAACCCCAAAAG GCGTCTTCATGCTGAATCTTGTGTGTCGGGACTCAGTCTTGAGGAAGACCGTGCTGGAGCGGCTGCGTGGCACTTTCTCCCAAATGTTTTCCCGGAAGATTGCAGGGGAAGTCAACGAGGTACTGCTCTGCTGCCGTGGCGACGGGGCGACCGAGGAAAACTCTTCTCCCCCGCCTTTGCCCTCGGCCAAGGCAGCCAAGATCCTGCAGGCTGCACTCTGCAACCACACGGCCGGAAGAGCCTCAGGCCCTCATATAGACATCCTCGACTTGTTAAAAGACCTCAAAATTGCATAA